One segment of Leptospira montravelensis DNA contains the following:
- a CDS encoding TolC family protein produces MVIPIFTVRSQSTEKLYLDVKKSEDVAIENSPELRLLGSQQRIKGLIVNENWRNYFPTASVSWFRNSNVVENEADSRSQRVSLNLDQVIYDGGRRKLALQAAMHDLDLSKYDLLLSINDLKFKTRNAYYTILSNKAQLELQERSIERQKEQLKFAQRELKLGDTTEVQVLQISNRLNEIQLQHKRTEIAYNTGLEEFKILLRLPSISEVILKDRIEDGYDFNFKTISEKDLVDLAFRSRVEFDRTKAAELQALSEHEIAKSYYIPTFSVGSYYASAGDRYEPRQREYGFNFKMSMALGPNTVQDTSNYIARNQDTDRALTSSTTVGIYDNLQYKRKIAQSGIAAEQAKITRRQLDDIIRIEVHKALHNYSVSWESMLLADENAESFDKRLKIKQRQVEIGEVRRVDLAETEIFYLEAQKAKINTRVQFLLSVSQLEMAVGASLDSLNLITQKKGKDEE; encoded by the coding sequence ATGGTAATTCCGATTTTTACAGTTCGTTCTCAATCAACAGAAAAACTATATCTTGATGTTAAAAAATCTGAAGACGTTGCGATCGAAAATTCTCCAGAGTTACGGTTACTGGGAAGTCAACAAAGAATTAAAGGTCTCATAGTAAATGAAAATTGGAGAAATTATTTTCCAACAGCTTCCGTTTCTTGGTTTCGGAACTCTAACGTTGTTGAAAATGAAGCTGACAGTAGATCTCAACGTGTTTCGTTAAACCTTGACCAAGTTATATATGATGGTGGACGAAGGAAATTGGCCTTACAAGCTGCTATGCATGATTTGGATCTTTCTAAGTACGATCTATTGCTATCGATTAATGATTTGAAATTCAAAACTCGTAATGCATATTATACGATTCTCAGTAATAAGGCACAACTAGAGTTACAAGAAAGATCGATTGAGCGACAAAAAGAACAGCTAAAGTTTGCTCAGAGAGAACTAAAATTGGGTGATACAACAGAAGTTCAAGTTCTGCAAATATCAAACCGGTTAAATGAAATTCAACTTCAACACAAACGTACAGAAATTGCGTATAATACAGGGTTGGAAGAGTTCAAAATTTTGCTCAGGTTACCTAGCATTTCTGAGGTTATTTTAAAAGATAGAATTGAAGATGGTTACGATTTTAATTTTAAAACAATTTCCGAAAAAGACTTAGTTGATTTGGCATTCCGCTCAAGAGTTGAATTTGATAGAACGAAAGCAGCAGAATTACAAGCTCTGTCTGAACATGAAATTGCAAAATCTTATTACATACCAACATTTTCCGTTGGGAGTTATTACGCTTCTGCTGGTGATAGATACGAACCCAGACAAAGAGAATATGGATTTAACTTCAAAATGAGTATGGCTTTGGGTCCCAATACTGTCCAAGACACTTCAAACTATATTGCAAGAAACCAGGATACAGATCGTGCACTCACCTCCTCTACTACTGTAGGGATCTATGACAATTTACAATATAAACGAAAAATAGCGCAATCAGGTATTGCTGCAGAACAAGCCAAAATTACTAGAAGGCAATTGGATGATATTATCCGAATAGAAGTTCATAAAGCGTTACATAATTATAGTGTTTCCTGGGAATCTATGCTTTTAGCCGACGAAAATGCAGAATCCTTTGATAAACGATTAAAGATTAAACAACGTCAAGTTGAGATTGGCGAAGTTAGACGAGTAGATTTAGCGGAAACAGAAATATTTTATCTTGAGGCGCAAAAGGCTAAGATTAATACTAGAGTACAATTTTTACTTTCTGTGTCCCAATTAGAAATGGCAGTGGGAGCCAGTTTAGACTCATTAAATTTGATTACGCAAAAAAAAGGGAAAGATGAAGAATAA